A genomic segment from Paenibacillus sp. FSL K6-1096 encodes:
- the cyoE gene encoding heme o synthase, with protein MDNQLRYQASDSASMSAKSPEGASWRDFITVTKPGIIRSNLIAAFAGYWVASGWEVQYGRLLLTLLGTMLVMASACVFNNYFDRDLDMKMERTRERGLPTGRLKPGTVLVYGICLGIAGLAVLFIFCGMLAGWFGVLGMFVYVVVYTLWLKRTSTWSTSVGAISGAMPPVIGYVAVTGKVDLGAWLLFAMLFLWQPPHFWALGIRRKEEYRAAGFPLLPVVKGTRRTKFQMIPYVALLLPVPVLMYAYDYAGIYYLIVSLALSVAWLYLTLIGLKAKDDDAWAKKNFLFSINYLTLSLIALVLNTIHV; from the coding sequence GCTTCTGATTCCGCATCCATGTCCGCCAAATCGCCGGAAGGCGCAAGCTGGCGTGACTTTATTACCGTAACGAAGCCGGGCATCATCCGCTCCAATCTGATCGCTGCATTTGCTGGCTACTGGGTGGCATCAGGCTGGGAGGTGCAGTACGGCCGCCTGCTGCTGACGCTGCTCGGCACCATGCTGGTGATGGCCTCGGCCTGTGTGTTCAATAATTATTTTGACCGCGATCTCGATATGAAAATGGAACGGACCCGGGAACGCGGACTGCCTACAGGCAGGCTGAAGCCGGGAACCGTACTGGTCTACGGCATATGTCTCGGCATTGCCGGGCTGGCGGTGCTGTTCATCTTCTGCGGTATGCTGGCCGGATGGTTCGGTGTATTGGGCATGTTCGTTTATGTTGTAGTATACACCCTCTGGCTCAAAAGAACCTCCACCTGGAGCACCTCGGTAGGTGCAATCTCCGGGGCTATGCCGCCGGTCATCGGCTATGTGGCGGTTACAGGGAAGGTGGATCTTGGAGCCTGGCTGCTGTTCGCCATGCTGTTTCTGTGGCAGCCGCCCCACTTCTGGGCGCTCGGCATCCGCCGCAAGGAGGAGTACAGGGCCGCAGGCTTCCCTCTGCTTCCGGTAGTGAAGGGGACGCGCCGCACCAAGTTCCAGATGATTCCTTATGTGGCGCTGCTGCTTCCGGTACCTGTGCTGATGTACGCCTATGATTATGCAGGCATTTATTATCTGATTGTATCGCTGGCTCTGTCGGTTGCCTGGCTCTACTTAACCTTAATCGGCCTGAAGGCGAAGGATGATGATGCCTGGGCCAAGAAAAACTTCCTGTTCTCCATTAATTATCTGACACTCAGCCTGATCGCCCTGGTGCTGAATACGATTCACGTATAA
- a CDS encoding SCO family protein, with protein MQTLKRYKWTWLLLLIAVIMAVFLAVQSFGFGEKKLPVIGQVQDFSLENVDGKQIRLADTEGTARLVYFFFTVCPDVCPITTYMLSETQDLLVKDGSFGKDVKFVSISFDPENDTREAIKAFGDKFHADYNGWYFLRGDQEQVRKLAADSFKVLIYGTSKDDFAHANLIGLVDKNNQLRGLYDAGDTENVTPEFLAKAVKKLARE; from the coding sequence GTGCAGACCCTGAAACGCTACAAATGGACCTGGCTTCTTCTGCTGATTGCAGTGATTATGGCGGTCTTTCTGGCCGTGCAATCCTTTGGCTTCGGAGAGAAGAAGCTGCCGGTGATCGGGCAGGTGCAGGACTTCTCCCTGGAGAATGTGGACGGCAAGCAGATCCGGCTCGCGGACACGGAAGGTACGGCTAGACTGGTCTATTTCTTCTTCACCGTATGCCCGGATGTATGTCCTATTACCACTTATATGCTGTCCGAGACGCAGGATCTGCTGGTTAAGGACGGCAGCTTCGGCAAGGATGTCAAGTTCGTCTCGATCTCGTTCGACCCGGAGAATGACACACGGGAAGCGATTAAGGCGTTCGGCGACAAGTTCCATGCGGATTATAACGGATGGTATTTCCTGCGGGGAGACCAGGAGCAGGTGCGCAAGCTGGCGGCCGATTCCTTCAAGGTGCTGATCTACGGCACGAGCAAGGATGATTTCGCCCACGCCAACCTGATCGGGCTGGTGGATAAGAACAATCAGCTTCGGGGTCTATATGATGCCGGGGACACGGAGAATGTGACGCCGGAATTCCTGGCTAAGGCTGTGAAGAAGCTGGCGCGTGAATAG